A stretch of the Orcinus orca chromosome 1, mOrcOrc1.1, whole genome shotgun sequence genome encodes the following:
- the TAS1R2 gene encoding LOW QUALITY PROTEIN: taste receptor type 1 member 2 (The sequence of the model RefSeq protein was modified relative to this genomic sequence to represent the inferred CDS: inserted 2 bases in 2 codons; deleted 2 bases in 1 codon; substituted 1 base at 1 genomic stop codon) has translation MRELMFCRAPAWKGPKQRSVDKGLCLKQVPDLLEPAPSESPVTVAHFLSLFLLPQITYGTINDQLHFPAVLRMAPGVHQQMEAMVPLMRHFRWNWILVLTSSDDYGRGSSQLLSECLAHRDICIAFRETLPRPQPDRTMTQQERERLEAIMGKLQQSMARVVAVSSPDLALFNFFREVLRQNSTGAVWVTSEPWAIEPVLHHLTQLQRTGTFLGFTTGHHHPEQSVPIPGFSEFRVHCSQVSRPALNRSSPGATCNQECDTCMDTSESFNTILTLSGERVVDSVYSAVYAVAHALQSLLGCNQTGCHKEVVYPWQIAVSMCSKDCHPGQKKKPAGIDPGCFEYIDCLSGTFLNRAAGEFDCQPCPSYEWSRRKDISCFKWQLAFLEWHEAPTITVVVLAALGFLGTLAISIIFWRQFQTPMVRSAGGPVCFLTLQLMAYMVVPVXVGPPMVSTCLCLQAFLTLCFTVCISCITVRSFQIIXIFKMARRLPRAYGFWVRYHGLCVFVAFITVLKTVIVGSSILAVTTNSTARTDPDDPKVTILSCNPSYHRGLRINSSLDXLVSVLGFSFAHIGKELPTNYYKAKFITCMTFYFTSSVFLCTFVSVYEGVPVTILGLLVTVLYLLGITLGYFGPKCYMILFYLERHTPAYVNSMIQGYTMGRG, from the exons ATCACCTACGGTACCATCAATGACCAGCTGCATTTCCCAGCAGTGCTGCGCATGGCGCCAGGTGTGCATCAGCAAATGGAGGCCATGGTGCCGCTGATGCGCCACTTCCGCTGGAATTGGATCCTTGTGTTGACAAGCAGCGACGACTATGGCCGCGGCAGCAGCCAGCTGCTCAGCGAGTGCCTGGCCCACCGTGACATCTGCATCGCCTTCCGGGAGACGCTGCCCAGGCCGCAGCCCGACCGGACGATGACGCAGCAGGAGCGTGAGCGCCTGGAGGCCATCATGGGCAAGCTGCAGCAGAGCATGGCGCGTGTTGTGGCCGTGTCCTCGCCAGACCTGGCCCTGTTCAACTTCTTCCGCGAGGTTCTGCGCCAGAACTCCACGGGCGCAGTGTGGGTCACCTCCGAACCCTGGGCCATCGAGCCGGTCCTGCACCACCTCACCCAGCTGCAGCGCACAGGCACCTTCCTGGGCTTCACCACG GGGCATCACCACCCAGAGCAGAGCGTGCCCATCCCGGGCTTCAGCGAGTTCCGCGTGCACTGCTCCCAGGTCAGCCGGCCCGCGCTCAACAGGAGCAGCCCGGGGGCCACCTGCAACCAGGAGTGTGACACCTGTATGGACACCTCTGAGTCCTTCAACACCATCCTCACGCTCTCTGGCGAACGCGTGGTCGACAGCGTGTACTCCGCCGTCTACGCCGTGGCTCACGCGCTGCAGAGCCTCCTGGGCTGCAACCAGACCGGCTGCCACAAGGAGGTGGTCTACCCTTGGCAG ATCGCTGTGTCTATGTGTTCCAAGGACTGCCATCCTGGGCAAAAGAAGAAGCCAGCTGGCATCGACCCGGGCTGCTTCGAGTATATTGACTGCCTCTCTGGCACCTTCCTCAACCGAGCTGCAG GTGAATTCGACTGCCAGCCCTGCCCAAGTTACGAGTGGTCCCGCAGGAAGGACATCTCCTGCTTCAAGTGGCAGCTGGCCTTCCTTGAATGGCATGAGGCACCCACCATCACTGTGGTCGTGCTGGCTGCCCTGGGCTTCCTCGGCACCCTGGCCATCTCGATAATCTTCTGGAGGCAGTTTCAGACGCCCATGGTTCGCTCGGCTGGGGGGCCCGTGTGCTTCCTGACGCTGCAGCTGATGGCATACATGGTGGTCCCCGTGTAAGTAGGGCCACCCATGGTCTCCACGTGCCTCTGCCTCCAGGCCTTCCTCACGCTCTGCTTCACCGTCTGCATCTCCTGCATCACCGTGCGCTCTTTCCAGATCA TCATCTTCAAGATGGCCAGACGCCTCCCACGGGCCTACGGCTTCTGGGTCCGCTACCATGGGCTCTGTGTCTTCGTGGCATTCATCACGGTGCTCAAGACAGTCATCGTGGGGAGCAGCATACTGGCCGTGACCACCAACTCCACTGCCCGCACTGACCCCGATGACCCCAAGGTCACGATCCTGTCCTGCAACCCCAGCTACCACCGGGGGCTGCGGATCAACAGCAGCCTGG TGCTCGTCTCCGTGCTGGGCTTCAGCTTCGCCCACATAGGCAAGGAGCTGCCCACCAACTACTACAAGGCCAAGTTCATCACCTGCATGACCTTCTACTTCACCTCCTCCGTCTTCCTCTGCACCTTCGTGTCTGTCTACGAGGGGGTGCCGGTCACCATCCTGGGCCTCTTGGTCACTGTGCTCTACCTCCTGGGCATCACCCTGGGCTACTTCGGCCCCAAGTGCTACATGATCCTCTTCTACCTGGAGCGCCACACGCCAGCCTACGTCAACAGCATGATTCAGGGCTACACCATGGGGAGGGGATAG